A window of the Henckelia pumila isolate YLH828 chromosome 3, ASM3356847v2, whole genome shotgun sequence genome harbors these coding sequences:
- the LOC140890612 gene encoding glucan endo-1,3-beta-glucosidase 6-like, protein MQMFPSFVFYSLPFFIFFLLLGAQLNGFIPILGESIVDNEAGNIESFSSFEVTTERQNVAAGGIGANWGSQTSHNLPPDIVVRMLRENGIQKVKLFDADYDTLRALGKSGIEVMVGIPNDMLSSFASSPKAAEKWVSENVSHHMTTNNVIIRYVAVGNEPFLATYNGSFLGTTYPALKNVQDALNKARLSNQVKVTVPLNADVYSTSTTFPSGGDFRTDIHDFMIQIVRFLSENGAPFTVNIYPFISLYTDSNFPVEYAFFDGNASPLNDGGMSYYNMFDANHDTLVWALQKNGFGNLPIIIGEIGWPTDGDRNANLQYAQRFNQGFMTHISGGKGTPMRPSPINAYLFSLIDEDEKSIDPGNFERHWGVLGYDGQPKYSLNLGTTNSGLIAARNVTYLENKWCILKPNANPDDPQIAPSVSYACSLADCTSLGYQTSCGNLDSAGNISYAFNSYYQKNNQLDVACKFSGLGTVTKVNPSTGSCQFKVMIQAYYSDAQQISGFIRMLTLALVLVLTTILLCDL, encoded by the exons ATGCAGATGTTTCCTTCCTTTGTTTTTTACTCTCTGCCCTTCTTCATATTCTTTCTG CTGCTTGGGGCTCAGTTGAATGGATTCATTCCAATCTTGGGCGAGTCCATTGTTGACAATG AAGCTGGGAACATAGAATCATTCAGCTCATTCGAAGTGACTACTGAAAGGCAAAATGTGGCAG CGGGTGGAATCGGTGCCAACTGGGGCTCACAAACGTCTCATAACTTGCCACCTGATATAGTGGTGAGGATGCTACGAGAGAATGGTATTCAAAAAGTTAAGCTTTTTGATGCTGATTACGATACTTTACGAGCATTGGGCAAGTCCGGGATTGAAGTTATGGTTGGAATTCCAAATGACATGCTTTCATCTTTCGCTTCGAGTCCGAAGGCTGCTGAAAAATGGGTATCTGAGAATGTGTCTCATCATATGACCACAAACAATGTCATCATCAG ATACGTTGCTGTCGGGAACGAGCCTTTCTTGGCAACATATAATGGAAGCTTTCTTGGGACTACTTACCCGGCTCTCAAAAATGTTCAAGATGCCCTGAACAAAGCACGGCTTAGCAACCAAGTGAAGGTCACTGTTCCCCTCAACGCTGATGTCTATTCGACCTCAACCACCTTCCCTTCAGGAGGGGATTTTCGGACCGATATCCACGATTTTATGATCCAAATTGTGCGGTTTTTGAGTGAAAATGGAGCACCATTTACAGTCAACATCTACCCATTCATTAGCCTTTACACAGACTCAAACTTTCCTGTGGAGTATGCCTTTTTTGATGGAAATGCTTCCCCCTTGAATGATGGTGGCATGTCTTATTACAATATGTTTGATGCGAACCACGATACCCTTGTCTGGGCATTACAGAAGAATGGTTTTGGGAATTTGCCCATAAttattggtgaaatcggttggCCTACGGATGGTGATCGAAATGCTAACCTACAGTATGCCCAACGATTCAACCAAGGTTTCATGACTCATATATCAGGTGGAAAAGGAACCCCAATGAGGCCTAGTCCGATCAATGCATACCTATTCAGTTTGATCGATGAGGATGAAAAAAGCATCGACCCTGGGAATTTCGAGCGCCATTGGGGTGTTTTGGGGTACGATGGCCAACCGAAGTACTCTCTCAACCTTGGCACCACAAATTCCGGCTTGATCGCAGCCAGAAATGTCACTTACTTGGAGAATAAATGGTGCATATTGAAGCCGAATGCAAACCCAGACGACCCCCAGATCGCTCCTAGTGTGAGCTACGCCTGCTCGCTTGCAGACTGCACGAGCCTTGGTTATCAAACTTCTTGTGGCAATTTGGATTCTGCGGGTAACATTTCATATGCCTTCAACAGTTACTACCAGAAGAACAATCAGCTTGACGTGGCCTGCAAGTTCTCCGGTCTTGGGACGGTCACTAAAGTCAATCCGTCTACCGGGAGTTGCCAGTTTAAGGTTATGATCCAAGCATATTACAGTGACGCTCAACAGATATCAGGCTTTATTCGGATGTTGACATTAGCTCTGGTTCTTGTTTTAACCACCATTTTGTTGTGTGATTTGTGA